The Nitrosomonas communis genome has a segment encoding these proteins:
- a CDS encoding HlyC/CorC family transporter, which produces MEDVPLSVLLVALFLLLILSGFFSLSETSMMAINRYRLKHLAKQGHRGARLTTQLLVNTDKLLGVILLGNNLLNTAAATLVAVIISMFFAHNDLALLIGTIGVTLAILIFSEITPKVIAAAYPEKIALPASYVLTPLLKIFYPVVWFVNLFVQGLLILFRLKLNENTTHKMSPEELKTLVLEAGHFIQKKHQSVLINLVDLETVTVDDVIVPRSQIEAIDLEADDETIHDQLLTCHHTRLPVYRGHLDNVVGIIHVRKIFNQMRDGKITATILEKVMQEPYFIPSATPLFSQLQLFQENRKRIGLVVDEYGEWIGLVTLEDILEEIIGEFTTHPPTQTSTFIRQSDGSIIVEGSVLLRDLNRKLGLQLPLDGPKTLNGLILEHFQDIPEAGIGLNIAGYLLEIIQTKNKVVKVVRIYPGLPKPGLKE; this is translated from the coding sequence TTGGAAGACGTACCTTTATCTGTATTACTTGTAGCATTATTTTTATTACTCATTTTATCTGGTTTTTTTTCGCTTTCTGAAACCAGCATGATGGCAATTAATCGCTATCGCTTGAAGCATCTTGCTAAACAGGGGCATCGCGGCGCTCGCTTAACAACTCAATTATTAGTCAACACCGACAAATTGCTCGGTGTCATTTTGCTTGGAAACAATCTATTAAATACAGCCGCGGCCACCCTGGTGGCAGTAATCATTTCTATGTTCTTTGCACACAATGATTTGGCGCTACTTATCGGCACAATAGGTGTAACACTGGCAATACTGATATTCAGCGAGATTACGCCCAAAGTTATCGCCGCTGCCTATCCAGAGAAAATTGCATTACCGGCAAGCTACGTATTAACACCCTTGTTAAAAATTTTCTACCCTGTCGTTTGGTTTGTTAATCTTTTCGTCCAAGGACTATTAATCCTCTTTCGCCTAAAGCTTAACGAAAATACAACTCATAAAATGAGTCCTGAAGAACTTAAAACACTTGTTCTGGAAGCTGGCCATTTCATCCAGAAGAAACATCAGAGCGTACTGATTAATCTTGTTGATCTTGAAACCGTTACCGTTGACGATGTCATTGTGCCACGAAGTCAGATTGAAGCCATCGATCTGGAGGCTGATGATGAAACCATCCATGATCAACTACTAACCTGCCACCATACTCGATTGCCGGTATATCGCGGACATCTTGATAATGTAGTCGGAATCATTCACGTACGCAAAATATTCAACCAAATGAGAGATGGAAAAATTACTGCGACCATACTTGAGAAAGTTATGCAGGAGCCTTACTTCATCCCATCTGCCACCCCCTTGTTTTCACAATTGCAACTATTTCAGGAAAATCGGAAACGAATAGGTTTGGTTGTTGATGAGTATGGTGAGTGGATAGGGCTGGTAACCCTCGAAGATATTCTTGAGGAAATTATTGGTGAATTTACCACACACCCACCTACTCAGACGAGCACATTCATTCGGCAGTCAGATGGTAGTATAATTGTAGAAGGTAGTGTGTTATTACGTGATCTTAACCGGAAGCTTGGGTTGCAATTGCCTTTAGATGGACCTAAAACTTTAAACGGTTTGATTTTGGAGCATTTTCAGGATATCCCAGAGGCTGGGATTGGATTAAATATAGCTGGGTATCTCCTGGAGATTATTCAAACGAAAAATAAAGTAGTCAAAGTTGTCCGTATTTATCCAGGTTTGCCAAAGCCTGGGTTAAAGGAATAA
- a CDS encoding homospermidine synthase, which translates to MVSNEKLFKFNRKFIFIGFGSVGQGFLPLLLRHVDILPSQIRIIAADERGKIEAENQNISFEVNPLTPQNYRPILGPLLEPGDFLLNVSVNVSSLALIELCHTRGALYLDTCIEPWIGGYADTNLSLSERSNYGLREKALALREKLGCGPTAVLSHGVNPGLVSHWVKQALLNIAHDIGLSLETPATRNQWAKLAQMLNVSVIQCAERDTQTINPPKQVDEFVNTWSIDGFVSEGIQPAELGWGSHEKHIPLDGRRHGFGCDAAIYLARPGIQTQIYGWTPLEGAYRGFLITHSESISIADYLTVKEGNKLCYRPTVYYAYHPCDAAVLSIHEFNGKNFKLQSKARLPMEDIFNGADELGVLLMGHAKGVYWYGSVLSIHEARKLAPYNNATSLQVAAGILGGVIWAMKNQQAGIVEPDEMPFEDIQKVAASYLGKMVAQYSDWTPLSGRGELFEEDLDKTDPWQFKNFRVS; encoded by the coding sequence ATGGTTAGTAATGAAAAGCTATTCAAATTTAACAGGAAATTTATATTTATTGGCTTCGGGAGTGTTGGACAAGGATTTCTTCCCTTATTATTAAGGCATGTTGATATTTTACCTTCCCAGATTAGGATTATTGCTGCAGATGAAAGGGGAAAAATTGAAGCAGAAAATCAAAATATCTCCTTCGAGGTTAATCCACTGACACCGCAGAATTATCGTCCAATACTTGGCCCCCTGCTAGAGCCTGGTGATTTTTTACTTAATGTATCTGTCAATGTATCCAGTCTGGCATTAATTGAATTATGCCACACACGAGGTGCGCTTTATCTTGATACTTGTATTGAACCTTGGATAGGTGGCTATGCTGACACCAATTTATCACTTTCTGAGCGCTCTAACTATGGATTACGTGAGAAAGCGCTGGCGCTGCGTGAAAAATTAGGATGCGGTCCGACAGCTGTTCTTTCTCATGGGGTTAACCCTGGTCTTGTTTCTCATTGGGTTAAGCAAGCGCTGCTGAATATCGCGCATGATATTGGCTTAAGTTTAGAAACCCCGGCTACGCGTAACCAATGGGCAAAGTTGGCGCAGATGCTCAATGTTTCCGTTATTCAATGTGCAGAGCGTGATACGCAAACAATCAATCCGCCGAAGCAGGTTGATGAGTTTGTTAACACCTGGTCAATTGATGGCTTTGTCTCCGAAGGAATACAACCTGCGGAGTTAGGGTGGGGAAGCCATGAAAAGCATATACCGCTTGATGGAAGACGTCATGGTTTTGGTTGTGATGCGGCTATTTACTTGGCACGGCCGGGTATTCAAACGCAAATTTATGGCTGGACTCCGCTTGAAGGAGCTTATCGCGGTTTTTTGATTACGCATAGTGAGTCCATCTCCATTGCGGATTATTTAACAGTCAAAGAAGGAAATAAGCTTTGCTACCGTCCCACAGTTTATTATGCGTATCATCCTTGTGATGCAGCTGTTCTCTCAATACACGAGTTCAATGGCAAGAATTTTAAGCTGCAATCAAAAGCTCGCTTACCTATGGAGGATATTTTTAATGGTGCCGATGAGCTTGGGGTGTTGTTGATGGGACATGCCAAAGGAGTATATTGGTATGGCTCGGTACTGTCTATCCATGAGGCGCGCAAGCTTGCTCCTTACAACAATGCCACTAGTTTGCAAGTGGCAGCGGGTATATTAGGGGGGGTAATCTGGGCCATGAAAAACCAGCAAGCCGGTATTGTTGAGCCCGATGAAATGCCTTTTGAGGATATTCAGAAAGTGGCGGCTTCTTACTTGGGGAAAATGGTGGCGCAATATAGTGACTGGACCCCACTTAGCGGACGAGGAGAGCTGTTTGAAGAAGATTTGGATAAAACCGATCCATGGCAATTCAAGAATTTTCGTGTTAGTTGA
- the rsmG gene encoding 16S rRNA (guanine(527)-N(7))-methyltransferase RsmG, which translates to MNLEKQLLEGLNKLEAGLPEERERTSTRLLQYIHFLNKWNRVHNLTAVREPEEMVTKHVLDSLTLLPVISGTHHADVGAGAGLPGIPLAIARSDWHLTLIESNQKKAAFLKQGCIELALKNIEVVCERAERFFPSEKFDTVISRAFADLSTFVKSANHLCAEHSKSRLVAMKGRFPDAELMQLPAQFEVEKVLRVMVPGLRAARHLIVIKPDLGTRD; encoded by the coding sequence ATGAATTTAGAAAAACAACTACTGGAAGGTCTTAATAAGCTTGAGGCTGGCCTGCCTGAAGAGAGGGAGCGGACTAGCACCCGCTTGCTGCAATATATCCATTTTCTGAATAAATGGAATCGTGTACATAATTTGACCGCCGTGCGTGAACCAGAAGAAATGGTAACCAAGCATGTGCTCGACAGTCTGACGTTGCTCCCTGTGATTAGCGGGACTCATCATGCTGATGTCGGCGCTGGCGCGGGCCTGCCCGGTATTCCGTTGGCGATTGCGCGATCAGATTGGCATCTGACCTTGATTGAAAGCAATCAGAAAAAAGCGGCTTTTTTAAAACAGGGCTGCATTGAGTTAGCGTTGAAAAATATCGAGGTGGTTTGTGAGCGTGCTGAACGCTTCTTTCCCTCTGAAAAATTCGATACGGTCATTTCTCGGGCTTTTGCTGATCTGAGCACTTTTGTCAAATCAGCGAACCATTTATGTGCTGAGCATAGCAAAAGTAGGTTGGTCGCGATGAAGGGCCGATTTCCCGATGCCGAGCTGATGCAATTACCCGCGCAATTTGAAGTGGAAAAAGTATTGCGTGTCATGGTGCCTGGCTTGAGAGCCGCCCGGCATCTCATCGTTATTAAGCCAGATC
- a CDS encoding DUF3460 family protein has translation MSKPTIDNYESEHTQFLRELFEKRPYLAEQQKEARAMWWDKKLNQEELKRFTESKVPQSSYVYFDWLKK, from the coding sequence ATGAGCAAACCGACTATAGACAATTATGAATCTGAGCACACTCAATTTCTGCGAGAATTATTTGAAAAAAGACCCTACTTGGCCGAGCAGCAAAAGGAAGCTCGCGCTATGTGGTGGGATAAGAAACTGAATCAAGAAGAACTTAAGCGTTTTACCGAGTCGAAAGTTCCACAAAGTAGTTATGTTTATTTCGATTGGCTAAAGAAATAG
- the mnmG gene encoding tRNA uridine-5-carboxymethylaminomethyl(34) synthesis enzyme MnmG produces MSFSENFDVIVVGGGHAGTEAALAAARMGQKTLLLTHNLETLGQMSCNPSIGGIGKGHLVKEIDALGGVMAEAIDEAGIQFRMLNSSKGPAVRATRAQADRVLYRQAIRRRLENQPNLWLIQQAVDDLVLQGDRVVGVMTQLGVKFFAPAVILTTGTFLAGLAHVGNNNFQAGRAGDPPSISLAQRLREMKLPVGRLKTGTPPRIDGRSINYALLQEQPGDDPVPVFSFLGNVAQHPRQIACWMTRTNRRTHNIIREGLDRSPLFTGKIEGIGPRYCPSIEDKIVRFSDRDSHTIFLEPEGLDTHEVYPNGISTSLPYDVQVNLVRSINGLENAHIIRPGYAIEYDYFDPRALKSSLETRGIEGLFFAGQINGTTGYEEAAAQGLLAGLNASLKVQGRAAWCPRRDEAYLGVLVDDLISRGVTEPYRMFTSRAEYRLQLREDNADMRLTEIGYRLGIVSESRWRAFELKREAIETEQEKLRKIWVRPGMLPEADLINVLGKTIEKEYSLYELLRRPDVTYTELMALLGIEGSMADEKVIEQVEINVKYEGYIERQKQEVARYSVYEMTSLPKDIDYGSVRGLSREVQQKLNQHKPETIGHAARISGITPAAISLLLVHLKRGFVLSEIK; encoded by the coding sequence ATGAGCTTTTCGGAAAATTTTGATGTTATCGTGGTAGGCGGGGGTCATGCAGGAACAGAAGCAGCGCTAGCGGCTGCTCGCATGGGGCAGAAAACGTTGCTGCTTACCCATAATCTCGAAACACTAGGGCAGATGTCTTGTAATCCCTCCATAGGCGGTATAGGTAAAGGGCATTTGGTCAAGGAAATTGATGCTTTGGGTGGTGTGATGGCTGAGGCCATAGATGAGGCGGGGATCCAGTTCCGAATGCTTAATTCAAGTAAAGGTCCAGCTGTGCGTGCGACACGTGCTCAGGCTGATCGCGTGCTTTATCGTCAGGCTATTCGCAGGCGCCTGGAGAACCAGCCTAACCTATGGTTAATTCAACAGGCGGTCGATGATCTGGTGTTGCAAGGTGATCGCGTCGTGGGAGTAATGACCCAGCTTGGCGTTAAGTTTTTTGCACCAGCCGTTATCTTGACAACCGGTACTTTTTTGGCTGGATTGGCGCATGTGGGTAATAATAATTTTCAAGCTGGCAGAGCAGGGGATCCGCCCTCCATCAGCCTGGCGCAACGACTGCGTGAGATGAAATTACCGGTTGGACGCCTCAAAACCGGCACACCTCCGCGTATCGATGGGCGCAGCATTAATTATGCTCTGCTGCAGGAGCAGCCTGGTGATGATCCTGTGCCGGTATTTTCGTTTCTAGGTAATGTGGCACAGCATCCGCGCCAGATAGCCTGCTGGATGACACGCACGAATCGCCGGACGCATAATATCATTCGCGAAGGCTTGGATCGTTCACCTTTATTTACAGGAAAAATAGAAGGAATAGGGCCACGTTACTGTCCGTCTATTGAAGACAAAATCGTTCGTTTTTCGGATAGAGACTCGCATACGATTTTTCTTGAACCGGAAGGACTGGATACGCATGAGGTGTATCCTAATGGTATTTCGACCAGCCTGCCTTATGATGTGCAAGTTAATTTAGTCCGGTCGATCAATGGGCTAGAGAATGCGCATATTATCCGTCCAGGTTATGCCATCGAATATGATTATTTTGATCCACGCGCACTTAAAAGCTCGCTAGAAACCCGGGGTATAGAGGGTCTGTTTTTTGCAGGCCAAATTAATGGGACAACGGGCTATGAGGAAGCGGCTGCACAGGGATTATTGGCAGGATTAAATGCAAGCCTCAAAGTGCAAGGACGTGCAGCATGGTGTCCGCGTCGTGACGAAGCCTATTTGGGTGTACTTGTGGATGATCTGATATCTCGTGGTGTGACGGAGCCTTACCGTATGTTTACCAGTCGTGCAGAATATCGTTTGCAGTTACGAGAAGATAATGCCGATATGCGATTGACTGAAATAGGATATCGCTTAGGAATCGTCAGTGAATCACGTTGGCGAGCGTTCGAGCTTAAACGTGAGGCCATTGAAACCGAGCAAGAAAAATTACGTAAGATATGGGTGCGTCCGGGGATGTTGCCAGAAGCGGATTTAATCAATGTGCTCGGTAAGACTATTGAAAAGGAATATTCGTTATATGAATTGTTGCGCCGCCCGGATGTGACTTATACCGAATTAATGGCATTGCTAGGCATAGAAGGTAGCATGGCTGATGAAAAAGTTATTGAACAAGTGGAAATCAATGTTAAATATGAAGGGTATATTGAGCGGCAAAAACAGGAAGTCGCTCGCTATAGTGTTTATGAGATGACGAGCCTGCCAAAGGATATCGATTATGGAAGCGTACGCGGTCTTTCGAGGGAAGTGCAACAGAAGCTGAATCAGCATAAGCCTGAGACGATTGGTCACGCAGCGCGCATTTCTGGCATTACACCAGCGGCTATTTCTCTGTTACTGGTCCATCTAAAGCGCGGTTTCGTATTGTCAGAAATAAAATAA